The Nitrospirota bacterium genome includes a region encoding these proteins:
- a CDS encoding helix-turn-helix domain-containing protein, translated as MAKINSGIRDLDNLIDSLYVGDNVVWEVEAGTSPEIFVLNFIKQSFAEQRNVIYVSFNKSPYSIFQQIGGVPIQDNFVLLDCFTSGKGKNDRTFTKFYENSTNVNVIRVEDPKNIEQFTSLLNSFEDKFQSGGRYVFDSLTGMQDLWGDENRTYKFFTYLCPRLYDLGTVAYWILEKDAHSQKFKANLRHITQVVLELYKRKDKLWVKALKLEGRPNREAFKPHSYEIEEKTISITSARKEQLFDIGTKIKELRTCAGMSQKELAERVNLTPSFICQLESNQITPSLHSFIQICNALGVRLSDTLKKKSEDVPWLIKKENIFKNPIYKNGNFRQFNIIKNESISGTLIIIEPYAKIKNEVIPSKGGKLIYILKGDISININGHIETLKSGDSVCLKDEMPSILKNEGGDNAEILLVSF; from the coding sequence TTGGCAAAAATAAATTCAGGCATACGTGACCTTGATAATCTCATAGACTCACTCTATGTGGGAGATAATGTTGTCTGGGAAGTTGAGGCAGGAACTTCTCCAGAAATTTTTGTATTAAATTTTATCAAACAGTCCTTTGCTGAGCAGCGTAATGTGATATATGTAAGTTTCAATAAATCGCCATACAGTATTTTCCAGCAGATAGGAGGTGTCCCGATTCAGGATAACTTTGTGTTGCTTGACTGTTTTACATCAGGAAAGGGGAAGAATGACAGGACATTTACCAAATTTTATGAAAACTCAACGAATGTAAATGTCATAAGGGTTGAAGACCCTAAAAATATAGAGCAGTTTACTTCTCTGCTGAATTCTTTTGAGGATAAATTCCAGTCAGGCGGAAGGTATGTTTTTGATAGCCTTACAGGCATGCAGGATCTCTGGGGAGACGAAAATAGGACTTATAAATTTTTTACCTATCTTTGCCCCCGTCTATATGATCTTGGAACAGTTGCATACTGGATACTTGAGAAAGATGCTCACAGTCAGAAATTTAAGGCAAATTTGAGACATATAACCCAGGTAGTTCTGGAGTTATACAAGAGAAAGGATAAATTATGGGTCAAGGCTTTGAAACTCGAAGGACGGCCAAACAGAGAAGCATTCAAGCCCCATTCTTATGAGATAGAAGAAAAGACAATATCTATTACATCTGCCCGAAAAGAACAACTGTTTGATATTGGTACAAAGATAAAAGAATTGAGGACTTGTGCTGGCATGAGCCAGAAAGAACTTGCTGAAAGAGTTAATCTTACACCAAGCTTTATTTGTCAACTGGAGAGTAACCAGATAACACCCTCACTTCATTCTTTTATTCAGATTTGTAATGCACTTGGGGTCAGACTGTCTGATACATTAAAGAAAAAATCTGAAGATGTTCCATGGCTCATCAAAAAAGAAAATATTTTTAAAAATCCTATTTATAAAAATGGAAATTTCAGACAGTTCAATATTATTAAAAACGAATCTATTTCAGGAACTCTTATTATTATAGAACCTTACGCAAAGATAAAAAATGAAGTTATTCCTTCTAAAGGCGGTAAATTAATCTATATTCTGAAAGGCGATATTTCTATCAATATAAACGGTCATATAGAGACACTCAAATCAGGCGATTCTGTTTGTCTTAAAGATGAAATGCCTTCCATATTAAAAAATGAAGGAGGTGATAATGCAGAAATACTATTAGTGAGTTTTTAG
- a CDS encoding DUF4139 domain-containing protein, with translation MAESNKSDILSTGLEDQTGIAVTIYNVNLGLVKDQREIKLPKGKKELRFMDVASQIIPTSVHIKSLTDLQSLKILEQNYEYDLLNPQKLLDKYVGKEVKLFYKNPYTEREEIVTATLLSNNGGPIYRIEDEITFGHPGRVIFPEVPESLISKPTLVWLLENTSSATQKIEASYLTNGINWRSDYVLTLNEKDDRADMSGWVTIDNKSGTTYRNAQLKLVAGDVHRVRDEFEYRQKMMQVAETAVKAAPQFKEEEFFEYHIYTLQRPSTIKENQTKQISLLTAVDIPVKKELVFYGAQYYYRSQYGEIMSNQKVSVFVEIENKKENNLGMPLPKGTVRVNKKDSEGSLQFVGEDLIDHTPKDEKIRVKLGDAFDVIGNRKQTDWKKIAYDTYEAALEISLRNHKKEDVVVKVIEPIPGEWKMLSSSHEYIKTEASTVEFSVPVPKDKEVKLTYRVMMRF, from the coding sequence ATGGCTGAAAGCAATAAATCAGACATTCTCTCGACCGGCCTTGAAGACCAGACCGGTATAGCGGTGACCATTTACAATGTTAACCTTGGGCTTGTGAAAGACCAGAGGGAGATTAAATTGCCAAAAGGAAAAAAAGAGTTGAGATTTATGGATGTTGCCTCCCAGATTATTCCAACGAGTGTGCATATAAAATCTCTCACTGATCTCCAGAGTCTTAAGATTTTGGAGCAGAATTATGAATACGACCTGCTCAACCCCCAAAAACTTCTTGATAAATATGTAGGTAAAGAAGTAAAACTTTTCTACAAAAATCCTTATACAGAGCGTGAAGAGATTGTAACTGCTACACTCCTTTCAAATAATGGCGGTCCTATTTACAGGATAGAAGATGAAATTACCTTCGGTCATCCAGGTCGTGTAATTTTTCCTGAGGTCCCTGAAAGTCTTATATCAAAGCCAACGCTGGTATGGCTTCTTGAAAATACTTCCTCAGCCACACAGAAAATTGAAGCATCTTATTTGACTAATGGTATCAACTGGAGGTCTGATTATGTTCTCACATTAAATGAGAAAGATGACAGGGCGGATATGTCAGGTTGGGTTACCATTGACAATAAAAGTGGAACTACTTATAGAAATGCACAACTAAAACTTGTTGCAGGAGATGTTCACAGGGTGCGTGATGAGTTTGAATACAGACAAAAGATGATGCAGGTGGCTGAAACAGCAGTAAAGGCAGCACCACAGTTTAAGGAAGAAGAATTTTTCGAATATCATATTTATACGCTTCAGAGACCTTCTACGATCAAGGAAAATCAGACAAAACAGATCAGTCTTCTGACAGCAGTAGATATACCTGTAAAAAAAGAACTTGTTTTTTATGGCGCCCAATATTATTACCGAAGTCAGTATGGTGAAATCATGTCTAATCAGAAAGTTTCAGTATTTGTAGAGATAGAAAATAAAAAAGAGAATAACCTTGGTATGCCTTTGCCGAAAGGCACTGTCCGAGTAAATAAGAAAGACAGTGAAGGGAGTCTCCAGTTTGTTGGTGAGGATTTGATAGACCATACACCTAAGGATGAAAAAATCAGGGTAAAGCTTGGTGATGCTTTCGATGTAATTGGGAACCGGAAGCAGACAGACTGGAAGAAGATAGCATATGACACATACGAAGCTGCTTTAGAGATATCATTGAGGAATCATAAAAAAGAGGATGTTGTGGTTAAAGTTATAGAACCGATACCAGGAGAGTGGAAAATGCTAAGCTCATCACATGAGTATATAAAGACCGAAGCATCCACAGTAGAATTCAGTGTCCCTGTGCCAAAAGACAAAGAGGTAAAATTAACATACAGGGTGATGATGAGGTTTTAG
- the metG gene encoding methionine--tRNA ligase → MINTFYITTPIYYVNDVPHIGHAYTTIAADTLARYNRLKAKEVFFLTGTDEHGQKVEKAAREKGLSPKEHADLMVENYKTLWNKLNISYDKFIRTTDQQHIKIVQEILQRLFEKGEIEKRNYAGWYCVPDERFWTEKELVDGKCPDCKRQVEQISEENYFFLMSKYKDKLINHIEDNTSYILPETRKNEVLGFLKRNPLGDLCISRPKHRLSWGITLPFDENFVTYVWFDALLNYYSATRYLAPTPHSRSRVEGKGVGDYWWPPDHHLIGKDILTTHAIYWSTMLMALELPLPKNIFAHGWWTVDGKKMSKSFGNVVAPNKIADEFGTDAFRYFLFREVPFGLDGDFSEKALIKRINTDLANDLGNLLSRTLAMIEKYFDGKIPHPPPFDINAPVDVYREIQLKNHVENIFPDFDYFMEKIQFHLALDKVWVVIDDANKLIEDEAPWNLWKEKKIDKLSAVLYALSEALRIIAIYLYPFMPSAAEKIWQQLNIEEDLEMVNLQEQRKWGMLTPGLEIKKGHPLFPRMNKILK, encoded by the coding sequence GTGATAAATACATTTTACATTACTACTCCGATATATTATGTAAACGATGTTCCTCATATTGGTCATGCTTATACAACTATTGCTGCTGATACACTGGCCAGATATAACAGACTAAAGGCTAAAGAAGTATTTTTTCTTACTGGCACCGATGAACATGGACAAAAGGTCGAAAAAGCTGCAAGGGAAAAAGGACTCAGTCCAAAAGAACATGCTGATTTAATGGTAGAAAATTATAAAACCCTCTGGAACAAACTCAATATAAGTTACGATAAATTCATACGTACTACAGACCAGCAGCACATAAAGATTGTTCAGGAAATTCTGCAGAGATTGTTTGAAAAAGGTGAAATAGAGAAAAGAAACTACGCAGGTTGGTACTGTGTTCCAGATGAACGTTTCTGGACAGAAAAAGAGCTCGTTGATGGTAAATGTCCTGATTGCAAAAGACAGGTTGAACAAATCTCTGAAGAGAATTACTTCTTTCTCATGTCTAAATACAAAGACAAACTGATAAATCACATCGAGGATAATACTTCTTATATACTTCCTGAAACAAGGAAAAATGAGGTTCTCGGTTTTCTAAAAAGAAACCCTCTTGGCGATCTCTGCATATCAAGACCAAAACATAGACTCTCATGGGGAATCACTCTGCCTTTTGATGAAAATTTTGTAACTTATGTGTGGTTCGATGCACTTCTGAATTACTATTCGGCAACCAGATATCTTGCTCCCACACCTCACTCCCGCTCGAGGGTGGAGGGTAAGGGAGTTGGTGACTACTGGTGGCCGCCTGATCATCACCTGATTGGAAAAGATATTCTCACAACACATGCTATATACTGGTCAACAATGCTTATGGCTCTTGAACTTCCTTTGCCAAAAAATATCTTTGCTCATGGCTGGTGGACTGTTGATGGTAAAAAAATGTCAAAATCATTTGGTAATGTAGTTGCCCCTAATAAGATAGCTGATGAATTTGGCACAGACGCCTTTAGATATTTTCTCTTCAGAGAAGTCCCATTCGGCCTCGATGGGGACTTTTCTGAAAAGGCACTCATAAAACGTATCAATACAGACCTTGCAAATGACCTCGGGAATTTGCTTAGTAGAACACTTGCAATGATAGAAAAATATTTTGATGGTAAAATTCCTCATCCGCCTCCCTTTGATATTAATGCTCCTGTTGATGTTTATAGAGAAATACAACTAAAAAACCATGTTGAAAACATTTTTCCAGATTTTGATTACTTTATGGAAAAAATACAATTCCATCTTGCATTGGATAAGGTATGGGTTGTTATTGATGATGCAAACAAACTGATTGAAGATGAGGCGCCATGGAACCTGTGGAAAGAGAAAAAAATTGACAAGCTTTCGGCTGTTTTATATGCATTAAGTGAAGCGCTCAGGATAATTGCTATATATCTCTATCCTTTCATGCCTTCTGCAGCAGAAAAGATCTGGCAACAGCTTAATATTGAAGAAGATCTCGAAATGGTAAATCTTCAAGAACAAAGAAAATGGGGTATGTTAACACCCGGACTTGAAATAAAAAAAGGACATCCACTTTTTCCGAGAATGAATAAGATATTAAAATAA
- a CDS encoding AURKAIP1/COX24 domain-containing protein, producing MGNVKKWRKKKMSKHKHDKLRKKTKFQRRKSK from the coding sequence GTGGGAAACGTAAAGAAATGGCGCAAGAAAAAGATGAGCAAGCATAAACATGATAAATTAAGAAAAAAGACTAAATTCCAGAGGAGAAAGAGCAAGTAA
- a CDS encoding DNA polymerase III subunit, which produces MSFKDIIGQDKAVKILIKTIQRDRIPSAYLFSGESGIGKKFTAINLAKALNCLTPSNPPLTKEGIEGGYPFSKKGLEGGIDACDECSSCKKIDSGLHPDVLIIAPQNNQIRIEEIRAIDESLSLKAFEGRYKIVIVDDAEMMNQYASNAFLKTIEEPPPDSLIILITSSPDLLPETIRSRCSRINFTPLANYDCKKVLEIIFRNRTDIDINEYTFNQLVNFSMGRPGIANTYDLIEEQTWFKKVLMEILNYEKDGWASKDEMARWFEYLLIMLRDMAIFKITGDETMLINNINNNFIRKLSTKLELKSIIEHYFIFYTLKRYFNFHLNKSLTWNYTGSLLRRVTNLKYA; this is translated from the coding sequence ATGTCATTCAAGGATATTATCGGACAGGATAAAGCGGTAAAAATACTAATAAAAACCATTCAGAGGGACAGAATTCCTTCTGCCTATCTATTTTCAGGAGAATCTGGCATAGGGAAAAAATTTACTGCTATCAATCTGGCGAAGGCTTTGAACTGTCTCACCCCATCTAATCCACCCCTCACAAAGGAGGGGATTGAAGGGGGATATCCGTTTTCCAAAAAGGGTTTAGAGGGAGGTATCGATGCCTGCGATGAATGCTCCTCATGCAAAAAAATTGACTCCGGATTACACCCTGATGTCCTAATTATTGCCCCTCAGAATAACCAAATAAGAATTGAAGAGATACGCGCAATTGATGAAAGTCTTTCATTAAAGGCATTTGAAGGGAGATATAAGATCGTTATTGTCGATGATGCAGAAATGATGAATCAGTATGCATCAAATGCCTTTCTTAAAACAATTGAAGAACCACCTCCAGACAGTCTGATAATATTAATAACATCCAGTCCCGACCTTTTACCTGAAACAATAAGATCGAGGTGCTCTCGCATAAATTTTACCCCTCTTGCTAATTATGATTGCAAAAAAGTCCTGGAGATTATTTTTAGGAATAGAACAGATATTGATATCAATGAATATACATTTAATCAGCTGGTAAATTTCTCTATGGGGCGACCGGGTATTGCAAACACATATGATCTAATCGAGGAACAAACATGGTTTAAGAAAGTTCTCATGGAGATACTTAATTATGAAAAAGATGGATGGGCGTCAAAAGATGAAATGGCAAGATGGTTCGAGTATTTATTAATAATGTTAAGAGATATGGCGATCTTCAAGATAACTGGTGATGAAACTATGTTAATAAATAACATTAATAATAATTTTATAAGAAAATTAAGCACCAAATTGGAATTAAAGAGTATAATAGAACACTATTTTATCTTCTATACATTGAAAAGATACTTCAATTTTCATTTGAATAAGTCATTGACCTGGAATTATACAGGTTCTTTGCTCAGAAGGGTGACAAACTTAAAATATGCCTGA
- a CDS encoding FMN-binding glutamate synthase family protein, with amino-acid sequence MNYGRPNASAATGTKNRVSDPAPYSGICSVCLDGCPGICEIGKSSYRGREILYPQPFGKVTAGAVKEYPVDYSHLNIQGTCVGAIGTEADSDKALFIKVSTEVTIGNKHKVNLRIPIFTGALGSTNIARDNWEGLAIGAAISGIMVVIGENVVGMDHEAEIKNGKVVNSPELARRVKTFNEWKDKYGAIILQQNVEDARLGSPEYAIEKLGVECLELKWGQGAKNIGGEVKLKTLDRALELKRRGYVVLPDPEDHVVQKAFKEGAFKEFERHSRLGMVEYEGFMRSVEYLRKIGAKFVSLKTGAYRIADLARAMKFASDAEIDLLTIDGAGGGTGMSPWRMMNEWGIPTIYLESIAYKFASELRARGKYVPDIAMAGGFSLEDHIFKAIAMGAPFVKAVCMGRATMIPAMVGKNIQRWMSEDKLPAEIKKYGDTEEKIFVTAETLKAKYGKNFKKIPFGAIGMYTFCDRLQLGLQQLMAGARKFAIQYIDRSDLVSLTKQASEITGIPYIMESDMEEANRILFGSEKTLEVFAK; translated from the coding sequence ATGAATTACGGTAGACCTAATGCAAGTGCTGCAACAGGAACAAAAAACAGGGTGTCAGACCCGGCACCATATTCAGGAATATGTTCTGTTTGTTTGGATGGCTGTCCTGGAATCTGTGAAATCGGAAAGTCTTCTTACAGAGGAAGAGAAATTTTGTATCCACAACCTTTTGGTAAGGTAACGGCAGGAGCTGTTAAAGAGTATCCGGTAGATTATTCACATCTTAATATTCAAGGAACATGTGTAGGCGCTATTGGAACAGAAGCGGATTCTGATAAAGCGCTATTCATAAAAGTCTCAACAGAAGTTACCATTGGCAATAAACATAAGGTGAATCTAAGAATCCCCATTTTCACTGGCGCTCTCGGCTCAACAAACATAGCAAGAGATAACTGGGAAGGCCTGGCTATAGGAGCTGCAATTTCAGGAATCATGGTTGTAATTGGTGAGAATGTTGTAGGTATGGATCATGAAGCAGAGATAAAGAATGGCAAAGTAGTAAATTCTCCTGAACTTGCAAGAAGGGTTAAGACTTTTAATGAATGGAAAGACAAATATGGAGCAATTATTCTTCAGCAGAATGTAGAAGACGCAAGGCTTGGTTCTCCTGAATATGCTATTGAGAAACTTGGAGTTGAATGCCTTGAATTAAAATGGGGACAGGGAGCAAAGAATATTGGCGGAGAAGTTAAGTTAAAGACACTTGACAGAGCCCTTGAATTAAAAAGAAGGGGCTATGTTGTATTGCCTGATCCAGAGGATCATGTTGTTCAGAAAGCGTTTAAAGAAGGTGCTTTTAAAGAGTTTGAGAGACATTCAAGGCTTGGAATGGTTGAATATGAAGGGTTTATGAGGAGTGTTGAGTATCTTCGAAAAATTGGAGCAAAATTTGTCTCTCTCAAGACAGGGGCTTACAGGATTGCAGACCTTGCGAGAGCAATGAAGTTTGCATCAGATGCAGAGATAGATTTACTTACCATTGATGGTGCTGGCGGTGGAACAGGGATGAGTCCATGGAGAATGATGAATGAGTGGGGTATCCCGACGATTTATCTTGAATCAATTGCATATAAATTTGCATCTGAATTAAGAGCAAGGGGGAAATATGTGCCAGATATAGCTATGGCAGGAGGCTTCTCTCTTGAAGATCATATTTTCAAAGCGATTGCAATGGGGGCTCCTTTTGTTAAAGCAGTTTGTATGGGACGTGCTACAATGATTCCTGCAATGGTAGGAAAGAATATCCAGAGATGGATGAGTGAAGATAAGCTTCCTGCTGAAATAAAGAAATATGGAGATACCGAAGAAAAGATTTTTGTAACTGCTGAGACACTCAAGGCCAAGTATGGAAAAAACTTCAAGAAGATTCCATTTGGTGCTATAGGGATGTATACATTCTGTGACAGGTTACAGCTCGGACTTCAGCAGCTTATGGCTGGAGCAAGAAAGTTTGCTATTCAATATATTGACCGTTCTGATCTCGTGTCTTTAACAAAACAAGCAAGTGAGATTACAGGGATTCCATATATCATGGAGTCTGATATGGAAGAAGCAAACAGGATATTATTTGGCTCTGAGAAAACTTTAGAGGTTTTTGCAAAATAG
- a CDS encoding dTMP kinase has product MKGKLISFEGIEGTGKTTQARLLYQFLISKGYDVVLTEEPGSTKIGSKIRGILLSPDHQGMTSTTELLLYYADRAQHLNELIMPSIERGAIVITDRFTDSTYAYQGYGRGINLNLIDSIDLIATERLRPDITILLDLDVETGLNRNRGINKTDRLELEDLEFHKRVRKGYLELAQKETQRIKVVDASLSIIEVQNIIVNIITEFFGKNI; this is encoded by the coding sequence ATGAAAGGTAAGCTCATATCCTTTGAAGGGATTGAGGGAACAGGTAAGACAACACAAGCAAGGCTGCTTTATCAATTCCTTATCTCTAAAGGATATGATGTTGTTCTTACAGAAGAACCTGGTAGTACAAAAATCGGCTCTAAAATCAGAGGGATACTCCTCTCCCCTGATCATCAGGGAATGACATCAACCACTGAACTCCTACTTTATTACGCAGACCGAGCACAGCATCTTAATGAATTGATTATGCCATCTATAGAGAGGGGCGCGATCGTGATCACCGACAGGTTTACCGATTCAACATATGCATACCAGGGTTACGGAAGAGGGATTAATCTGAATCTTATTGACTCAATCGACCTTATTGCAACAGAAAGACTAAGACCTGATATAACAATACTCCTTGACCTTGATGTAGAGACTGGATTAAACAGAAATAGAGGAATCAATAAGACAGACAGGCTTGAACTTGAGGATTTAGAATTTCACAAACGGGTTCGTAAAGGTTATCTTGAACTTGCACAAAAAGAAACTCAAAGGATAAAAGTCGTGGATGCATCATTAAGCATTATTGAAGTGCAAAACATAATCGTCAATATTATTACAGAATTTTTCGGAAAAAATATTTAA
- the rpiB gene encoding ribose 5-phosphate isomerase B yields MTIAIGCDHAGIELKEEIISLLKNLNIEFIDFGTDTPGSVDYPDFGEKVSEAVSTGKIEKGILICGTGIGMSIVANKFPGIRASLCNELFTAKMSRLHNDANILVLGGRIVGKDLAKEIVRTWVNTPFEGNRHSRRLDKISKIEERLKRS; encoded by the coding sequence ATGACAATTGCCATCGGTTGTGATCACGCAGGAATAGAATTAAAAGAAGAGATTATCTCCCTTTTAAAAAACCTTAATATTGAATTTATTGATTTCGGTACAGATACGCCTGGATCAGTTGATTATCCTGATTTTGGAGAAAAGGTTTCTGAAGCAGTCTCCACAGGAAAAATTGAAAAAGGCATACTTATTTGCGGGACAGGGATAGGAATGTCTATTGTAGCAAACAAATTTCCAGGAATAAGGGCATCTTTATGTAATGAACTATTTACTGCAAAAATGAGCAGATTGCACAATGACGCCAACATCCTTGTGCTTGGTGGAAGGATTGTTGGAAAAGATCTCGCTAAAGAAATTGTCAGAACGTGGGTTAACACTCCTTTTGAGGGAAACAGACATTCAAGAAGACTCGATAAAATATCAAAGATTGAAGAACGCTTAAAAAGGTCATGA
- a CDS encoding isoprenylcysteine carboxylmethyltransferase family protein — translation MNDLLALTIIIFWLIIPLFWIPVHYATSFLRKIGLLTYAMPLFTWLPLSYLIYKNKSCLFEFRIDMPEIINFIGILILITGTLLHIWTARLLGLWGIIGVPEIITKTKKHFVTKGPFSIVRHPTYLAHTCMFSGAFFITGVMAVGIITILDFLTVTTLIIPLEEKELASRYGKSYQSYRKKVPYRLIPRLF, via the coding sequence TTGAACGATCTTCTTGCTCTTACAATTATTATCTTCTGGCTTATAATTCCTCTGTTCTGGATACCTGTGCATTATGCCACTTCCTTTTTAAGAAAAATAGGCTTACTAACCTATGCGATGCCGTTATTTACATGGCTGCCTCTTTCATATTTAATCTATAAAAATAAGAGTTGCCTGTTTGAGTTCAGAATAGATATGCCTGAGATTATAAATTTCATCGGAATTCTAATATTGATTACCGGGACTCTCCTTCATATTTGGACTGCCCGCCTGCTCGGCCTCTGGGGAATTATAGGGGTTCCTGAGATAATAACGAAAACAAAAAAACACTTTGTAACAAAAGGCCCATTTTCAATCGTCAGGCATCCTACTTACCTGGCACATACATGTATGTTCTCAGGTGCTTTTTTTATAACCGGTGTGATGGCTGTTGGCATCATCACAATACTGGATTTTTTAACTGTTACAACGCTGATTATTCCCCTTGAAGAAAAAGAACTTGCAAGTCGGTATGGCAAATCATATCAGTCTTATAGAAAAAAAGTACCTTACAGACTAATCCCGCGGTTATTTTAA
- the glyQ gene encoding glycine--tRNA ligase subunit alpha has protein sequence MYFQDLILKLQQFWAVKGCILLQPYDIEVGAGTFHPATFFRVLGPEPWKVAYVEPSRRPTDGRYGENPNRLQHYYQYQVILKPSPSDSQEVYLESLSYLGIDPLKHDIRFVEDDWESPTLGAWGLGWEVWLDGMEITQFTYFQQVGGIDLKPISLELTYGLERIAMYLQEVDNVFSLDWCKGIKYGEIHHMNEVEFSKYNFDFADTELLMKQFEFYEKEAIRLNKLGLVLPSYEYCLKCSHTFNLLDARGAISVTERTTYIGRVRNLARHCANAFYKQREKMGFPLLNTAT, from the coding sequence ATGTATTTTCAGGATTTGATTCTAAAGCTCCAGCAGTTCTGGGCAGTAAAGGGATGTATTCTTTTACAGCCTTATGATATAGAGGTTGGAGCAGGAACCTTTCATCCTGCAACTTTCTTCAGAGTTTTGGGGCCGGAGCCGTGGAAAGTAGCATACGTAGAACCTTCCAGAAGACCAACTGATGGAAGATACGGAGAAAATCCGAACAGACTTCAACATTACTATCAGTATCAGGTAATTTTGAAGCCGTCTCCTTCTGACAGCCAGGAAGTTTATTTGGAAAGTCTTTCGTATCTGGGCATAGACCCCCTGAAACATGATATCAGGTTTGTAGAGGATGACTGGGAATCGCCAACACTCGGGGCATGGGGTCTTGGCTGGGAAGTATGGCTTGATGGAATGGAAATAACCCAGTTCACATATTTTCAACAGGTCGGAGGTATTGATCTCAAACCTATCTCTTTAGAACTTACTTATGGGCTTGAGAGAATCGCCATGTATCTTCAGGAAGTTGACAATGTGTTTAGTCTTGACTGGTGTAAGGGGATAAAATATGGCGAAATACACCACATGAATGAAGTCGAATTTTCAAAGTATAATTTTGATTTTGCTGATACGGAACTACTTATGAAGCAATTTGAGTTTTATGAAAAAGAAGCGATCAGGCTAAACAAGCTTGGGCTGGTGCTTCCATCATACGAATACTGCTTGAAATGTTCTCATACATTCAATCTACTCGATGCAAGAGGTGCAATCTCTGTTACAGAAAGGACAACTTATATCGGTCGTGTTAGAAACCTCGCACGTCATTGCGCAAATGCATTTTATAAGCAACGTGAGAAGATGGGATTCCCTCTGTTGAATACAGCTACCTAA